A window from Culex pipiens pallens isolate TS chromosome 3, TS_CPP_V2, whole genome shotgun sequence encodes these proteins:
- the LOC120431800 gene encoding pre-mRNA-processing factor 6-like — translation MAHIPATSLGSKNKKHFLGVPAPLGYVAGVGRGATGFTTRSDIGPARDANDVSDDRHAPPAAKRKKKDEDEDDDEDLNDSNYDEFSGYSGSLFSKDPYDKDDAEADAIYESIDKRMDEKRKEYREKRLKEDLERYRQERPKIQQQFSDLKRNLIAVSEDEWANLPEVGDSRNKKQRNPRAEKFTPLPDSVLSRNLGGESTTAIDGRSGLASMIPGVATPGMLTPSGDMDLRKIGQARNTLMNVKLSQVSDSVAGQTVVDPKGYLTDLQSMIPTYGGDINDIKKARLLLKSVRETNPNHPPAWIASARLEEVTGKVQMARNLIMRGCEVNPLSEDLWLEAARLQPPDTAKGVIAQAARHIPTSVRIWIKAADLETEPKAKRRVFRKALEHIPNSVRLWKAAVEIENPEDAKILLSRAVECCNTSVELWLALARLETYENARKVLNKARENIPTDRQIWTTAAKLEEANGNNHMVEKIIDRAMTSLSANGVEINRDQWLQEAMEAEKAGAIKCCQAIVKAVISAGIDEEDRKQTWIDDADNCAKEGAFECARAVYTFALAEFPSKKSIWLRAAYFEKNHGTRESLEAILQKAVAHCPKSEVLWLMGAKSKWMAGDVPAARGILSLAFQANPNSEDIWLAAVKLESENSEYERARRLLAKARASAPTPRVMMKSAKLEWALDNLEAALSLLEDAVKVFPDFAKLWMMKGQIEEQKKLLDRAVETYNGGLKKCPNSIPLWLLLSSLEERQNLLTKSRSVLERGRLKNPKNATLWLAAIRIEIRAGLKDMANTLMARALQECPNAGELWAEAIFLEARPQRKTKSVDALKKCEHDPHVLLAVSKLFWSERKIQKCRDWFNRTIKIDPDFGDSWAYYYKFELQHGTEQQQKELLERCVVAEPKHGEEWCRVSKDIANWCLKTDEVLRAVVKVLPTPI, via the exons ATGGCCCACATTCCGGCGACGTCGCTGGGCAGCAAAAACAAGAAGCACTTCCTGGGCGTGCCGGCCCCGCTGGGGTACGTGGCCGGTGTTGGTCGTGGTGCGACCGGGTTTACGACCCGGTCGGATATCGGTCCGGCGCGGGACGCGAATGATGTTTCAGACGATCGGCACGCGCCGCCTGCCGCGAAGCGGAAGAAGAAGGATGAGGACGAGGACGACGATGAGGATTTGAACGATTCGAATTACGACGAGTTTTCCGGGTACAGCGGGTCGCTGTTTTCGAAGGATCCTTACGATAAGGACGATGCGGAGGCGGACGCGATTTACGAGAGCATTGATAAGCGGATGGACGAGAAGCGGAAGGAATACCGGGAGAAGCGGTTGAAGGAGGACTTGGAGCGGTACCGGCAGGAGCGCCCGAAGATTCAGCAGCAGTTTAGCGATTTGAAGCGGAACTTGATTGCGGTGAGCGAGGATGAGTGGGCCAACTTGCCGGAGGTGGGGGATAGCAGGAATAAGAAGCAGCGGAACCCGAGGGCGGAGAAGTTTACGCCGCTGCCGGACAGTGTGCTGTCGAGGAATTTGGGCGGGGAGAGTACGACAGCGATTGATGGGCGGTCGGGGTTGGCATCGATGATTCCGGGGGTGGCCACACCGGGAATGTTGACGCCGAGTGGCGATATGGACTTGCGGAAGATTGGTCAGGCGAGGAACACGCTAATGAATGTAAAGTTGTCGCAGGTGTCGGATTCTGTGGCTGGTCAGACCGTGGTCGACCCGAAGGGATATTTGACGGATTTGCAGAGCATGATTCCGACTTATGGTGGGGACATTAATGACATTAAGAAGGCACGGCTTCTGTTGAAGAGTGTCCGCGAGACCAATCCGAACCATCCGCCGGCGTGGATTGCCTCGGCTCGGTTGGAGGAGGTCACTGGAAAGGTGCAGATGGCTCGAAACTTGATCATGCGCGGATGCGAGGTCAATCCGTTGAGTGAGGATCTTTGGCTGGAGGCGGCTCGGCTGCAGCCCCCGGACACGGCCAAGGGTGTGATTGCCCAGGCTGCGAGACACATCCCGACGTCGGTGAGGATTTGGATTAAGGCCGCTGATTTAGAGACTGAGCCGAAGGCAAAGAGACGAGTGTTTCGTAAAGCGTTGGAGCACATTCCGAACTCGGTGCGGCTGTGGAAGGCCGCGGTGGAGATTGAGAATCCGGAGGATGCTAAAATTTTGCTCTCTCGAGCGGTTGAGTGTTGCAACACCAGCGTGGAGTTGTGGCTGGCCTTGGCCAGGTTGGAAACGTACGAAAATGCTCGTAAGGTGTTGAACAAAGCGCGCGAGAACATCCCAACGGATCGACAGATTTGGACGACGGCCGCGAAGTTGGAGGAAGCCAACGGGAACAACCACATGGTGGAGAAGATCATCGATCGTGCGATGACCTCGCTGAGTGCCAACGGCGTTGAAATCAACCGCGATCAGTGGCTTCAGGAAGCGATGGAGGCGGAAAAGGCCGGCGCGATCAAGTGCTGCCAGGCGATTGTGAAGGCCGTGATCAGTGCCGGAATCGACGAAGAAGATCGCAAGCAGACGTGGATTGACGACGCCGACAACTGCGCCAAGGAGGGAGCTTTTGAGTGCGCTCGAGCCGTTTACACCTTCGCCCTGGCGGAGTTTCCTTCGAAGAAGAGCATCTGGCTGCGGGCAGCTTACTTCGAGAAGAATCACGGAACGCGCGAAAGTCTCGAGGCGATTCTGCAAAAAGCCGTTGCGCACTGTCCCAAGTCGGAGGTGCTCTGGCTGATGGGCGCCAAGTCCAAGTGGATGGCTGGGGATGTCCCCGCGGCACGTGGCATTCTCTCGCTCGCTTTCCAGGCCAACCCCAACTCGGAAGACATTTGGTTGGCCGCCGTCAAGCTCGAGTCGGAAAATTCTGAATACGAACGCGCTCGCCGTCTGCTGGCCAAGGCCCGCGCCTCAGCTCCAACTCCGCGCGTCATGATGAAGTCCGCCAAGCTGGAGTGGGCCCTCGACAATCTCGAGGCCGCCCTCAGCCTGCTGGAAGACGCCGTCAAAGTATTCCCCGACTTTGCCAAACTCTGGATGATGAAGGGCCAAATCGAAGAGCAGAAAAAGCTGCTCGACCGCGCCGTCGAAACCTACAACGGCGGCCTCAAAAAATGTCCCAACTCAATCCCGCTCTGGCTGCTTCTCTCATCCCTCGAAGAACGCCAAAATCTGCTCACCAAATCCCGCTCCGTGCTCGAGCGAGGCCGTCTCAAGAACCCCAAAAACGCCACCCTCTGGCTGGCGGCGATCCGCATCGAAATCCGCGCCGGCCTCAAGGACATGGCCAACACGCTGATGGCGCGCGCCCTCCAGGAATGTCCCAACGCCGGCGAACTGTGGGCCGAGGCCATCTTCCTCGAGGCGCGCCCCCAGCGCAAAACCAAGTCCGTCGACGCGCTCAAAAAGTGCGAACACGATCCGCACGTCCTGCTGGCCGTTTCCAAGCTGTTCTGGAGCGAACGCAAGATCCAAAAGTGTCGCGACTGGTTCAACCGCACC ATCAAAATCGACCCGGACTTTGGCGACTCGTGGGCGTACTACTACAAGTTTGAGCTGCAGCACGGAaccgagcagcagcagaaggaaCTGCTGGAGCGGTGCGTGGTGGCGGAGCCGAAGCACGGCGAGGAGTGGTGCCGCGTGAGCAAGGACATCGCCAACTGGTGCCTCAAGACGGACGAGGTGCTGCGGGCGGTGGTGAAGGTGCTGCCGACGCCGATTTAA